Proteins encoded in a region of the Pseudomonas putida genome:
- a CDS encoding fimbria/pilus outer membrane usher protein, giving the protein MPALAAPADLQFEPGFIRQSPGQPADAGALALRALAEQRPLAAGRYSLELYLNLSPLGKRDITLDDSRDGQTLAPCLSADLLDEIGVREQHLGARQPGDEGHCIDLPTQLAGASAELDAGKLRLNLSIPQSYLRRDTSGAIAEHHWDEGINAAFVNYQASAQHSNRRGNGTHNSHDLYLNSGVNLYGWRLRSQQALRENRQGELRWTRTNTYAQRDLPARWGTLTLGETFTQGEVFRSLPFKGVKLASDTEMLPDAMQNYAPVLRGVAQTYAKLEVLQNGYPLYSTFVAPGPYEIDDLAVGASSGELEVVLTEADGQVRNFIQPYSTLGNLMRAGVWRYDLALGRYHGAYEADTPALWQGTLARGMGWESTLYAGVLGGDYYRAATLGLARDFGAFGALSLDATQATSDLGPALGQVQGNSFSARYGKAFDSGTNLRFAGYRYSTVGYRDYDEVVQQRNASDHYLGNRRSRLEASVYQHFGSAGSLSLTLSQDDYWHNSLQRRQYQAQYNTQLPHNISLNLFASQSLNSSRHNDRIIGLSLSLPLDFKHASSATFDMQHSAGKHSERASLSGHFDDRRLNYRATLANDTQQSGSLSLAYQGSHANYGMGYSESADYRNLSLSSSGALLAHGGGMLLAPFMGETNAVVHVPGIEGVGVGQAQQGKTNPAGYALAPYMRPYRANQLVLQLDQLDPEIEIDNGTTQVVPRRGAVVLAKFPARRVNRLVLTLLQADDRPLPFGAQVSDAQGQVLAVVGQGGQALVATHLEQQQLLARWTAGSEQQCRFDITPATLPLEQGYRLQTLRCEASSDWNRQ; this is encoded by the coding sequence ATGCCGGCCCTGGCCGCCCCCGCCGACCTGCAGTTCGAGCCCGGCTTCATTCGCCAAAGCCCAGGCCAACCCGCCGATGCCGGCGCCCTCGCGCTGCGTGCCCTGGCCGAGCAGCGCCCACTCGCCGCCGGCCGCTACAGCCTGGAGCTGTACCTGAACCTCAGCCCCTTGGGCAAACGGGACATCACCCTCGACGACAGCCGCGATGGGCAAACCCTGGCGCCATGCCTGAGTGCCGATCTGCTGGATGAAATCGGTGTGCGCGAACAACACCTGGGCGCCAGGCAACCCGGCGATGAAGGCCACTGTATCGACCTGCCCACGCAACTGGCCGGCGCCAGTGCCGAACTGGATGCGGGCAAGTTGCGCCTGAACCTGTCGATACCACAGTCCTACCTGCGCCGCGATACCAGCGGCGCCATTGCCGAGCACCACTGGGACGAAGGCATAAACGCCGCCTTCGTCAATTACCAGGCCTCGGCCCAGCACAGCAACCGCCGCGGTAACGGCACCCACAACAGCCATGACCTGTACCTGAACAGCGGCGTCAACCTGTACGGCTGGCGTCTGCGCAGCCAGCAGGCGCTGCGCGAAAACCGGCAGGGCGAGCTGCGCTGGACGCGCACCAATACCTATGCCCAACGCGACCTGCCGGCACGCTGGGGTACCCTCACCCTCGGCGAAACCTTTACTCAAGGCGAGGTGTTCCGCAGCTTGCCGTTCAAAGGCGTGAAACTGGCCTCCGACACCGAGATGCTGCCAGACGCCATGCAAAATTACGCCCCCGTGTTGCGCGGCGTGGCGCAAACCTACGCCAAGCTTGAGGTGCTGCAGAACGGTTACCCACTCTATTCCACCTTCGTCGCCCCTGGCCCATACGAAATCGACGACCTGGCCGTGGGCGCCAGCAGCGGTGAGCTGGAAGTGGTTCTGACCGAAGCCGATGGCCAGGTGCGCAACTTCATCCAACCCTACTCCACCCTGGGCAACCTGATGCGCGCAGGCGTGTGGCGCTACGACCTGGCCCTGGGCCGCTACCACGGCGCATACGAGGCCGACACCCCCGCGTTGTGGCAAGGCACGCTGGCCCGCGGCATGGGGTGGGAAAGCACGCTGTACGCTGGCGTGCTCGGGGGTGACTACTACCGCGCCGCCACCCTCGGCCTTGCGCGCGACTTCGGGGCGTTTGGCGCGCTATCGCTGGACGCCACCCAGGCCACCAGCGACCTTGGCCCAGCACTGGGCCAAGTGCAAGGCAACAGTTTTTCGGCCCGCTACGGCAAGGCCTTCGACAGCGGAACCAACCTGCGCTTCGCCGGCTATCGCTATTCCACTGTCGGCTACCGCGACTATGACGAGGTGGTGCAGCAACGCAACGCCTCCGATCACTACCTGGGCAACCGCCGCAGCCGGCTGGAAGCCTCGGTGTACCAGCACTTCGGCAGCGCCGGCAGCCTCAGCCTGACCCTGTCGCAGGACGACTACTGGCACAACAGCCTGCAACGGCGCCAGTACCAGGCGCAATACAACACGCAGCTACCGCACAATATCAGCCTCAACCTGTTCGCCTCGCAGTCGCTCAATTCGTCGCGCCACAACGACCGCATCATCGGCCTGAGCCTAAGCCTGCCCCTGGACTTCAAGCACGCCTCCAGCGCGACCTTCGACATGCAGCACAGCGCTGGCAAGCACAGCGAACGCGCCAGCCTCAGTGGCCACTTCGATGACCGGCGCCTGAACTACCGCGCCACGCTGGCCAACGACACCCAGCAAAGTGGCAGCCTGTCGTTGGCCTACCAGGGCAGCCATGCCAACTACGGCATGGGTTACAGCGAGTCCGCCGATTACCGCAACCTATCGCTGAGCAGCAGCGGTGCCCTGCTGGCGCACGGCGGCGGCATGCTGCTGGCGCCGTTCATGGGTGAAACCAATGCCGTGGTGCATGTGCCGGGCATCGAAGGGGTTGGCGTGGGCCAGGCACAACAGGGCAAGACCAACCCTGCGGGCTATGCACTGGCACCGTACATGCGCCCCTATCGGGCCAACCAGCTGGTACTGCAACTGGACCAGCTCGACCCGGAAATCGAAATCGACAACGGCACCACGCAGGTGGTGCCACGCCGCGGCGCCGTGGTGCTCGCCAAGTTCCCGGCGCGCCGGGTCAACCGCCTGGTACTGACCCTGTTGCAAGCAGACGACCGCCCCCTGCCCTTCGGCGCACAGGTCAGCGATGCCCAGGGCCAGGTATTGGCCGTGGTCGGCCAAGGCGGCCAGGCACTGGTCGCCACCCACCTCGAGCAGCAGCAACTGCTGGCCAGGTGGACGGCGGGCAGCGAGCAGCAATGCCGCTTCGATATCACCCCCGCCACCTTGCCGCTTGAACAAGGCTATCGCCTGCAAACCTTGCGCTGCGAAGCTTCTTCCGACTGGAACCGCCAATGA
- a CDS encoding ATP-binding protein, with translation MDARLIAFLDRAESVLARLEPLLPAPRPNIDWGTTLAARWQRDGRSGYLLPLEVSLDIRLTDLIGVDKQRDQLGRNTHQFINGLPANHALLWGSRGTGKSSLVRALLAEHASAGLRLIEIERDHLADLPRVVEQLQKLPQRFILFCDDLSFEAGEGDYRVLKSVLDGSLEQAPDNVLLYATSNRRHLVPEKESDNENWKRVDGELHPSEAVEDKIALSDRFGLWLSFYPFTQDHFLNVVEHWIGQLARPAGLAWQRDEQLDILAVRWATGRGNRNGRCAYQFARYWVGLQLLEQK, from the coding sequence ATGGACGCTCGCTTGATTGCTTTCCTGGACCGCGCCGAATCGGTACTGGCGCGCCTCGAACCCCTGTTGCCGGCACCGCGCCCGAACATCGACTGGGGCACCACCCTGGCCGCCCGCTGGCAGCGCGATGGCCGCAGCGGCTACCTGCTACCGCTGGAAGTCAGCCTGGACATCCGCCTGACCGACCTGATCGGCGTCGACAAACAACGTGACCAGCTAGGGCGTAACACCCACCAGTTCATCAACGGCCTGCCGGCCAACCACGCGCTGCTGTGGGGCTCGCGCGGTACCGGCAAGTCGTCGCTGGTACGCGCCTTGCTGGCCGAGCACGCCAGCGCCGGCCTGCGCTTGATCGAAATCGAACGCGACCACCTGGCCGACCTGCCACGGGTGGTGGAGCAACTGCAGAAGTTGCCGCAACGCTTCATCTTGTTCTGCGACGACCTGTCGTTCGAAGCCGGGGAGGGCGACTACCGCGTGCTCAAGAGCGTGCTCGACGGCTCGCTGGAGCAGGCACCAGACAACGTGCTGCTGTATGCCACGTCCAACCGCCGCCACCTGGTGCCGGAGAAAGAGAGCGACAACGAGAACTGGAAGCGTGTGGACGGCGAGTTGCACCCCAGCGAAGCGGTGGAAGACAAGATTGCCCTGTCTGACCGGTTTGGCCTGTGGCTGTCGTTCTACCCGTTCACCCAGGACCACTTCCTGAATGTTGTCGAGCACTGGATCGGCCAGTTGGCACGCCCTGCGGGCCTGGCCTGGCAGCGTGACGAGCAGCTCGACATCCTCGCCGTGCGCTGGGCCACCGGGCGCGGTAACCGTAATGGCCGTTGTGCCTATCAGTTCGCCCGCTATTGGGTTGGGCTGCAATTGCTGGAGCAAAAGTAA
- a CDS encoding GAF domain-containing protein: MIDINASGAGLDGYNLLAAQVQALFADERDFIANAAQFSAFLFNQVDDLNWAGFYLNRNEELVLGPFQGQVACVRIPFGKGVCGAAAATRQTQRVEDVHAFPGHIACDSASNSELVIPLVKEGKLIGVLDLDSPKVGRFSEADQVGLERLAAIFLELTDC, from the coding sequence ATGATCGACATCAATGCCAGTGGCGCAGGCCTCGACGGCTACAACCTGCTGGCAGCGCAAGTGCAGGCACTGTTTGCCGACGAGCGTGATTTCATCGCCAATGCCGCGCAGTTTTCGGCGTTTCTGTTTAACCAGGTGGACGACCTGAACTGGGCGGGGTTCTACCTGAACCGAAACGAAGAACTGGTTCTGGGGCCGTTCCAGGGCCAGGTGGCGTGCGTGCGCATTCCATTCGGCAAGGGCGTGTGCGGGGCAGCGGCGGCTACGCGGCAAACCCAGCGGGTGGAAGATGTGCATGCGTTCCCAGGGCACATTGCCTGTGACAGCGCATCCAACAGCGAGCTGGTGATTCCGTTGGTCAAGGAAGGCAAGTTGATTGGGGTGCTGGACCTGGATAGCCCGAAGGTTGGGCGGTTCAGTGAAGCAGATCAGGTGGGGTTGGAGCGGTTGGCGGCGATCTTCCTTGAGCTGACTGACTGCTGA
- a CDS encoding fimbrial protein has protein sequence MNATHRLTLLSTLLLVSLPFIHLPAAHAASGCVINNGPGPATFTADFQNVWVPRDLPIGDQITRLRVPVTSDPANRAVSCHNSSDRLLEAQADYTAPFAYDVPVRLGSGRFANSIIRTRTPGVGAVIELGHPFSGGAPNTFSSSTGDTFLPYRGTNMASMAIPILIGPISMTVTLVKIGAMAPGPVLLDEEVARGSTSDQPDAFRLRISGNLNQAQCTLKSDAVSADPVDLGSHTVADFPGRGSTTTSMPFHITLSDCEDDPNSSTATAYIYLTGTDGSAAIDPKLGLFSLGNGSTATGIGIQITDDSGVPVPLAEHVSTNQRLQLPVTRLPYRAHFYQTNDRVTPGVAKGALDFTISYR, from the coding sequence ATGAACGCCACCCATCGCCTCACCCTGCTATCCACCTTGCTGCTGGTCAGCCTGCCCTTCATTCACCTGCCGGCTGCCCACGCTGCGTCAGGCTGCGTCATCAACAATGGCCCAGGCCCTGCCACCTTCACGGCAGATTTCCAGAATGTGTGGGTGCCCAGGGACTTGCCGATCGGCGACCAAATCACTCGACTGCGGGTTCCCGTGACCTCCGACCCGGCAAACAGGGCTGTCTCTTGTCACAACAGCTCCGATCGCCTTCTGGAAGCGCAAGCCGACTACACCGCGCCGTTTGCCTACGATGTGCCAGTGCGACTTGGCAGCGGGCGCTTCGCCAATAGCATCATCAGAACCCGGACCCCGGGGGTTGGTGCCGTCATCGAACTGGGCCACCCGTTCAGCGGCGGGGCACCCAATACGTTCAGCTCAAGCACGGGCGACACCTTCCTGCCTTACCGCGGCACCAACATGGCCAGCATGGCCATCCCGATCCTGATCGGTCCGATCAGCATGACCGTCACACTGGTCAAGATCGGGGCCATGGCGCCCGGGCCAGTCTTGCTGGATGAAGAAGTAGCCCGTGGCAGCACCTCAGATCAGCCTGACGCCTTCCGCCTGCGAATCAGCGGCAACCTGAACCAGGCACAGTGCACATTGAAAAGCGATGCGGTCAGTGCCGACCCGGTCGATCTGGGCAGCCATACCGTGGCGGACTTCCCGGGCAGGGGCAGCACCACGACCAGCATGCCGTTCCATATCACCCTGAGTGACTGCGAGGACGACCCCAACTCAAGTACCGCTACGGCCTATATCTACCTGACAGGCACCGATGGCTCGGCCGCCATCGACCCTAAACTGGGCCTGTTCAGCTTGGGCAACGGTTCGACGGCGACCGGTATTGGCATCCAGATAACCGATGACAGTGGTGTTCCCGTGCCATTGGCAGAGCACGTATCGACCAACCAGAGGCTTCAGCTGCCTGTAACCCGCCTGCCTTATCGTGCGCACTTCTACCAGACGAACGATCGGGTGACCCCTGGCGTGGCAAAGGGCGCGCTCGATTTCACCATCAGTTATCGCTGA